A single Drechmeria coniospora strain ARSEF 6962 chromosome 03, whole genome shotgun sequence DNA region contains:
- a CDS encoding TB2/DP1/HVA22-related protein — MSAPQQKPTQNQFLSTLDQELSKYPALNNLEKSSGVPKAYAVIGIAILYFFLIIFNLGGQLLTNFAGFVLPGYYSLNALFTTSKDDDTQWLTYWVVFAFFTVLESFFNIVYWFPFYYVFKFVFLLWLSLPMFRGADIVFNSFLAPTLSGYFQSGSPSPSAGARSKAGSADKSE, encoded by the exons ATGTCCGCACCACAGCAGAAGCCGACGCAGAACCAATTTCTCAGCACCCTTGATCAGGAG CTGTCCAAGTACCCTGCCCTGAACAACCTCGAGAAGTCGTCAGGCGTCCCCAAGGCGtacgccgtcatcggcatcgccatcctctACTTCTTCCTCATCATCTTCAACCTCGGCGGTCAGCTGCTCACGAATTTTGCTGGTTTCGTCCTTCCTGGATACTACTCGCTCAATGCTCTGTTCACCACGAGCAAGGACGATGACACCCAGTGGTTGACG TACTGGGTCGTCTTCGCCTTTTTTACCGTACTTGAGAGCTTCTTCAACATCGTCTACTGGTTCCCCTTTTACTATGTCTTCAAGTTTGTCTTCCTCCTGTGGCTGTCGCTGCCCATGTTCCG TGGTGCCGACATCGTTTTCAATTCTTTCCTGGCCCCTACCCTGAGCGGATACTTCCAGTCTGGCTCGCCCTCACCTTCGGCTGGAGCGCGCTCCAAGGCTGGTAGTGCCGACAAATCTGAGTAA
- a CDS encoding NF-X1 type zinc finger family protein, whose amino-acid sequence MTVNRFAIEANAKAVQKQSSTKSVATAVEQFFSLPSLAARGLPTAGSTARDGPAVGILLSTTTAIRMIRPVPNVLSWLLNYCTLAESFATPLAIVKMLARRTTVASKPAARPSCSVSIRAKTPAMDILTATNLPVARRKPLSAVHVACVSRKSAALNIDPSSRTNDHIPYSDITLRLFRENLTWAETQEREFRVFAKSPNEVRMRYKPMTSIYRQFLHVLAEDYGLESQSEDVEPYRYVIVSKGQRFVSAPSKTLAQCVAIKDSRAAEVTAVPASRPQTPRFAPAADPFNGFLLTSPRFGLTSEDVATTLENDFKSQPSLRFAISFLPTDEVLLRASAHYSAFLSPPAMEQALAKLKPRLAKTIGHQSLAGNILLCHVDSKEHVARREDLARNDASGWSAVAGRAAAKSDTSTPTDDPTAKGTGRKLLGLRWKKMEQEKGKPWDTLGSDVEC is encoded by the exons ATGACTGTCAACAGATTTGCCATCGAGGCCAATGCGAAAGCTGTCCAGAAGCAGTCTTCCACGAAATCAGTTGCAACTGCGGTCGAACAGTTCTTCAGCCTCCCCAGCCTTGCGGCACGAGGTCTCCCGACTGCCGGTTCAACTGCCAGAGACGGCCCAGCTGTGGGCATCCTCCTGTCGACCACCACTGCCATCCGGATGATACGGCCTGTCCCAAATGTCCTTTCTTGGTTGCTAAACT ACTGCACACTTGCAGAAAGCTTTGCCACACCCCTGGCGATTGTGAAGATGCTCGCCAGACGGACGACTGTTGCGAGCAAACCTGCGGCAAGACCAAGCTGTTCTGTGAGCATCCGTGCCAAAACACCTGCCATGGACATACTC ACTGCAACGAATCTGCCAGTTGCACGTCGAAAACCACTGTCAGCTGTCCATGTGGCGTGCGTCAGCAGGAAGTCAG CGGCACTCAACATCGACCCCTCATCCCGAACCAATGACCATATCCCATACTCCGACATCACCCTCAGACTCTTCAGGGAGAACCTTACGTGGGCCGAGACACAGGAGCGAGAGTTCCGGGTGTTTGCAAAGAGCCCAAACGAAGTCAGGATGAGGTACAAGCCGATGACATCAATCTACCGCCAGTTTCTGCACGTCCTGGCAGAGGACTACGGGTTGGAGAGCCAGAGCGAAGATGTTGAGCCCTATCGCTACGTCATTGTCTCCAAGGGGCAGCGGTTTGTGTCTGCACCTAGCAAAACGCTGGCGCAATGTGTCGCCATCAAGGACTCTCGGGCAGCTGAGGTTACTGCCGTGCCTGCTTCCAGACCACAGACACCTCGGTTTGCACCAGCCGCAGACCCATTTAACGGCTTTCTCCTTACGTCGCCTCGGTTTGGGCTCACGAGCGAAGATGTAGCTACTACCTTGGAGAATGACTTCAAGTCTCAACCCTCGTTGCGGTTCGCCATTAGCTTCCTTCCAACAGACGAAGTCCTTCTCCGGGCCAGCGCACACTATTCGGCCTTCCTATCTCCCCCAGCCATGGAGCAAGCCTTGGCCAAGCTCAAGCCTCGTCTTGCGAAGACGATTGGGCATCAAAGCCTCGCGGGAAACATTCTGCTTTGTCACGTGGATTCGAAAGAGCACGTTGCTCGGAGGGAGGATTTAGCCAGGAATGATGCTTCGGGATGGAGTGCTGTCgcaggacgagcagcagccaAGTCGGACACGTCCACGCCAACGGATGATCCAACAGCCAAGGGCACAGGGCGGAAGCTCCTCGGTCTGCGCTGGAAGAAGATGGAGCAGGAGAAAGGGAAGCCCTGGGACACGCTGGGCAGTGATGTGGAATGTTAA
- a CDS encoding secretion pathway protein Sls2/Rcy1 — MVSSTYSNASNLGWIIQKFGGTSVGKFPEKSQPIPESSRRRLLGQEHRQESRGHDQSVSDPTPVTPTASRAQPPTFSASSRPAPFPLALTLASCPPFILTVADRLLGVYNKLKNVGAAYAASCEDEPQSLVEQARSLIMDICNDHVFAAKSFVRDPNLRDSLTKKIEEECQELIEYIIAAKRFNLEINSRAKDRVISFGERLACRFMTVLLSDVGVDAEYVDLCDALHYDAVSQLDASFYKAAILAFSRKLSACEGRVPVVTGFFGNIPGSLIDGDIGRGYTDLCAALCAVSLKAEELQIWKEVDGIFTADPSKVPTARLLPSITPSEAAELTFYGSEVIHHLTMDQVIRAQPPIPIRIKNVKNPRGNGTVVLPDPVQSASHQLRRSGPSQAHPPKNPKRPTAVTIKDHISVINVRSNKRSISHGFFAHVFSILDEHSISVDLISTSEVHVSLAIHSGSTQVDAFVKAKESLAECGEVSVLSDMAILSLVGADMKNMVGVAGKMFSTLGEHNVNLEMISQAEWHREHDTKKQDEMNRNKNGARRGAGILSALQATEMIDTRSRLPAEIMVAILDYLPIGDQMRVAQSCRRLQEMVYDDTRWVSRLKAMGCWDEREARRRFEESIRRRREREAAERAAAAQSHGAGGGDKQAVAATLFDASTEQEKRRRALSDLRDGFETMAVGSPANANANNNANVNTNINTNTNTNTNANASANADAGGDTYLDVFNHVKSVRGGARQEYGKVYSALAPFYLDVMKAKSHADPIIFKAFRDPEKQARMLANLKKFAKSDWSLGCIDRAQRLASMTTIFETAVLREFEQAFELWDVDGRMRRYGHVLHTLNGAGAGADHFIQNHPIFDDRDLAFSPAECFRGGTGNPDDISLEPSRRFLEGLLAKLNEQAAIVQRVFPEPATVFWGLTTKVTEDIIVELTTSLFDECHRRSTGAYLKAVSGVFEQTSRFFRSLTPPMESKKEVAERATELSLRIFEPHLDLYLQDELEFFTKLAEMEVSQWERKLSDEDSTLESYFMANINRSAEKKDFLSSFKKVVMMPVTLGSSFATTKPSTLAPSTAYGSRAATPLPSRPETPTMGGRASPMMPGKAPTDELAAKAALMASKLEGIKSLCSIEVALSLVHMAKTSLGRAAVLIPLGGQVGGEAREQCANMFVVLLRILGLRHVKPGFDTAVDHLSHYNPREVSDHNQQGVAPLVTFIELVNVGDLISQMIDVFYEQQLVTPKIADKNDFLDPAGLAKKKFEQMLDESVAAGLNKGIDVLMDEVEYLHSMTQQPTDYNPAPDTGDKAGSKVASMSASEPDIGPTPTARRIVELVSAHTNMLVGTTDKAMLDVFNAEVGQRLFAAICKHLKRQRISTVGSIKLIADMNHYADYARSLRNQDLIAYFAALRELSQIYLIDASHARDMAAVIADGDRFGGVFRAEEVYDYAQRRADWYAVKKGVERAMYGMECIAM, encoded by the exons ATGGTGAGCTCAACCTACAGCAATGCCTCGAATCTGGGCTGGATCATCCAAAAATTCGGCGGCACGAGCGTCGGCAAATTCCCAGAAAAG AGCCAGCCTATCCCGGAatcgagtcgtcgtcgtttgctCGGCCAGGAGCACCGGCAAGAAAGCCGAGGGCACGACCAGTCGGTGAGCGATCCTACGCCTGTTACGCCTACTGCTTCACGTGCCCAACCTCCTACTTTCTCGGCTTCATCTCGTCCCGCCCCTTTTCCGCTcgccctcaccctcgccTCTTGTCCTCCTTTCATTCTAACCGTGGCCGACAGGTTGTTGGGCGTCTACAACAAGCTCAAAAATGTTGGCGCTGCCTACGCTGCCAGCTGCGAGGATGAGCCGCAgtccctcgtcgagcaggccagGAGCCTCATCATGGATATTTGCAACGATCACGTCTTTGCTGCAAAATCATTCGTCCGCGACCCAAATCTGCGGGATTCTCTCACGAAGAAGATCGAGGAAGAATGCCAGGAACTCATCGAATACATCATTGCTGCCAAGCGCTTCAATCTCGAGATCAACTCGAGAGCCAAGGACCGTGTCATCAGCTTTGGCGAGAGGCTGGCCTGTCGCTTCATGACCGTCCTCTTATCGGATGTG GGTGTCGATGCCGAATATGTCGACCTCTGCGATGCGCTGCACTACGATGCCGTCTCCCAGCTCGACGCAAGCTTCTACAAGGCCGCCATCTTGGCCTTTTCGAGAAAGCTGAGCGCCTGCGAGGGCCGCGTCCCCGTCGTCACCGGCTTCTTCGGTAACATCCCCGGCAGCCTCATCGATGGCGACATTGGCCGCGGCTACACCGACCTCTGCGCCGCTCTCTGTGCCGTCAGTctcaaggccgaggagcttCAAATCTGGAAGGAGGTGGACGGCATATTCACCGCCGACCCCTCCAAGGTCCCCACAGCAAGGCTTCTGCCCTCCATCACCCCCTCTgaggcggccgagttgaCGTTTTACGGCTCCGAGGTCATTCATCACCTTACCATGGACCAGGTCATCCGCGCCCAGCCTCCGATCCCGATTCGCATCAAGAACGTCAAGAACCCCCGCGGCAACGGCACTGTGGTCCTACCGGACCCTGTTCAGTCAGCGAGCCATCAGCTTCGCCGTTCCGGCCCCTCGCAGGCACATCCTCCCAAGAACCCCAAGCGACCTACGGCGGTGACAATAAAGGACCACATCAGCGTCATCAACGTCCGCTCCAACAAGCGATCCATCTCCCATGGCTTCTTCGCCCACGTCTTTTCCATTCTCGACGAGCATTCCATTTCCGTCGACCTCATCTCCACCAGCGAGGTGCACGTCTCCCTTGCCATCCACTCGGGAAGTACGCAGGTCGACGCCTTTGTCAAAGCCAAGGAGTCCTTGGCCGAATGTGGCGAGGTTAGCGTCCTGTCCGACATGGCCATCctcagcctcgtcggcgccgataTGAAGAACATGGTCGGTGTCGCCGGCAAGATGTTTTCGACGCTGGGCGAGCATAACGTCAACCTCGAGATGATTTCACAAG CCGAGTGGCATCGCGAGCACGACACAAAGAAGCAGGACGAAATGAACAGGAACAAGAATGGCGCCCGTCGAGGCGCTGGCATCCTCAGTGCCCTGCAGGCGACGGAGATGATCGACACAAGGTCGAGGCTCCCCGCAG AAATCATGGTGGCAATCCTCGACTACTTGCCGATCGGGGATCAGATGCGGGTCGCCCAGTCGTGTCGACGGCTGCAGGAGATGGTCTATGATGACACGAGATGGGTTTCGCGCCTGAAAGCCATGGGATGCTGGGACGAGCGGGAAGCCCGACGGCGGTTCGAAGAATcgatacgacgacgacgagaacgcGAGGCGGCTGAGcgcgcggccgccgcccaatCGCACGGagccggcggtggcgacaAGCAAGCAGTAGCAGCAACATTGTTCGACGCATCAACCGAACAGgagaagcggcggcgggcctTGTCCGACCTCCGGGATGGCTTCGAaaccatggccgtcggcagcccGGCCAACGCAAACGCAAACAACAACGCCAACGTCAATACCAACATCAATACCAataccaacaccaacaccaacgcCAACGCCAGCGCCAACGCTGATGCTGGCGGTGACACCTACCTCGACGTTTTCAACCACGTCAAGAGCGTCCGAGGTGGTGCGAGACAGGAATACGGAAAGGTATACAGTGCGCTCGCGCCATTCTATCTCGACGTGATGAAGGCGAAGAGCCACGCGGATCCGATAATCTTCAAAGCCTTTCGTGACCCGGAAAAGCAAGCACGGATGCTGGCGAATCTCAAAAAGTTTGCCAAGAGCGACTGGTCGCTCGGCTGCATTGACCGGGCACAGAGGCTCGCGTCGATGACCACCATCTTCGAGACCGCCGTCCTGCGCGAGTTCGAGCAGGCTTTCGAGCTCTGGGACGTTGATGGGAGAATGAGACGGTACGGTCACGTGCTGCACACTCTTaacggtgccggtgccggtgccgaccaTTTTATCCAGAACCATCCGATATTCGATGACAGGGACCTGGCCTTCAGCCCGGCCGAGTGCTTTCGTGGTGGCACAGGGAACCCCGACGACATCTCACTCGAGCCTTCGCGACGCTTCCTCGAGGGCCTGTTGGCGAAACTGAACGAACAGGCAGCCATCGTGCAGCGAGTCTTCCCGGAGCCTGCCACCGTGTTCTGGGGTCTTACGACAAAGGTGACGGAAGACATCATCGTCGAGCTCACAACGTCCCTATTCGACGAATGCCACAGGCGGAGCACTGGTGCCTACCTCAAGGCTGTCTCGGGAGTCTTCGAGCAGACGTCGCGCTTCTTTCGGTCGCTCACGCCTCCGATGGAATCGAAAAAGGAGGTGGCAGAGCGGGCGACGGAGCTGTCGCTGAGGATATTCGAGCCGCACCTTGATTTGTATCTGCAAGATGAACTGGAGTTTTTCACCAAActcgccgagatggaggTATCGCAGTGGGAAAGGAAGCTGTCGGACGAGGATTCGACGCTCGAGTCCTACTTCATGGCCAACATCAACCGGTCGGCTGAAAAGAAGGATTTCCTGAGCTCTTTCAAGAAGGTGGTCATGATGCCGGTGACGTTGGGCTCGTCATttgcgacgacgaagccgtcgacgctcgctccgtcgacggcctaTGGCTCCCGAGCGGCCACGCCGCTGCCATCCCGGCCagagacgccgacgatgggggGTAGAGCTAGCCCGATGATGCCCGGCAAGGCGCCGACGGATGAGCtggcggccaaggcagcCCTAATGGCGTCCAAGCTCGAAGGGATCAAGTCTCTCTGCAGCATCGAGGTGGCCTTGAGCCTGGTGCACATGGCCAAGACGAGTTTAGGACGGGCTGCAGTTCTGATCCCCTTGGGGGggcaggtcggcggcgaggcacggGAGCAGTGCGCGAACAtgttcgtcgtcctcctgcgCATCCTGGGCCTGCGACACGTCAAGCCCGGCTTCGacacggccgtcgaccaCCTGTCGCATTACAATCCGCGGGAGGTCAGCGATCACAACCAACAGGGGGTCGCTCCACTCGTCACGTTcatcgagctcgtcaacgTCGGTGACCTGATATCGCAGATGATTGATGTCTTCTACGAACAGCAACTGGTGACGCCCAAGATTGCCGACAAAAACGACTTCCTGGACCCAGCCGGCCTTGCCAAGAAGAAGTTTGAGCAGATGCTCGACGAGAGCGTCGCGGCCGGTCTCAACAAGGGCATCGATGTGCTCATGGATGAGGTGGAATACCTGCACAGCATGACGCAGCAACCGACGGACTACAATCCGGCCCCTGACACCGGCGACAAGGCCGGATCGAAGGTGGCTTCAATGTCGGCGTCAGAGCCCGACATTggaccgacgccgacggcgcgtcgcatcgtcgagcttgTCTCAGCTCACACCAATATGCTGGTCGGCACGACCGACAAGGCCATGCTCGACGTCTTCAACGCCGAAGTTGGCCAGCGActcttcgccgccatctGCAAGCACCTCAAGCGACAGCGCATCAGCACCGTCGGCTCCATCAAGCTCATCGCCGACATGAACCACTATGCCGACTACGCCCGTTCCCTGCGCAACCAGGACCTCATTGCCTACTTTGCCGCACTCCGCGAGCTCAGCCAGATCTACCTCATCGACGCCTCGCATGCGCgcgacatggccgccgtcatcgccgacggggaCCGTTTCGGTGGCGTCTTTCGCGCCGAAGAGGTCTACGATTACGCTCAGCGCAGGGCTGACTGGTACGCCGTGAAGAAAGGCGTCGAGAGAGCGATGTACGGCATGGAATGCATCGCGATGTGA
- a CDS encoding serine/threonine-protein kinase: MAVSPVVPAPTAAHDGVARVRTAASPSKSLASGFDSSNGTPGSTAPAAAGEAAAAAAVATTAPHALDFAERMNEEEKRKYVKGKKIGEGTYAIVFLGHLRSDPSTLVAIKKIKVQKEYTEGMAPDAVREIKYLQELHHPNIISLLSVFSSKDQNLNLVLEYLPLGDLEMLIRDTDRVRYGAADIKTWMGMLTRAVWFCHENFVLHRDIKPNNLLIAADGEVKLADFGLARGFADPHQNMTSNVITRWYRPPELLFGAKHYGSRVDVWSVGTVFAELIMRAPYLPGNNELDQVRLICESIGTPNDDNWPGVTKLPEYTVPGQHPLKGRDWYEMRFGTVGPDGVDLLIKTLSLDPMKRISARDMLRHPWWHSEPKPTPKEDLPRKTDGAEDKMGADLKRRPGVVAGEEDRGAKVARKLDFGKRM, from the exons atggccgtctCCCCAGTTGTCCCGGCCCCAACGGCAGCCCACGATGGCGTCGCTCGTGTTcgcaccgccgcctctcCCTCTAAGAGCCTCGCCTCGGGCTTCGACTCGTCCAACGGAACGCCAGGGTCGACCGCACCAGCTGCCGCAGGAgaagcagcggcagcagctgccgtggcgacgacggcgccccaCGCACTCGATTTTGCCGAGCGTAtgaacgaggaggagaagcgcAAGTACGTCAAGG GGAAAAAGATTGGTGAGGGTACCTACGCCatcgtcttcctcggccatctTCGCTCCGACccgtcgacgctcgtcgccatcaagAAGATTAAGGTTCAGAAGGAATACACCGAGGGCATGGCACCCGACGCCGTCCGCGAAATCAAATACCTCCAGGAGCTGCACCACCCCAACATCATCTCCCTGCTCTCCGTCTTCTCCTCCAAAGACCAGAACCTCAACCTTGTCCTCGAGTACCTCCccctcggcgacctcgagaTGCTCATCCGCGACACCGACCGCGTCCGCTACGGTGCCGCTGACATCAAAACCTGGATGGGTATGCTCACTCGCGCTGTCTGGTTCTGCCACGAGAACTTTGTCCTGCACCGCGATATCAAGCCTAACAACTtgctcatcgccgccgacggcgaagtCAAGCTCGCCGATTTCGGTCTCGCTCGCGGTTTCGCCGACCCCCACCAGAACATGACATCCAACGTCATCACCCGCTGGTACCGCCCACCCGAGCTGCTCTTCGGCGCCAAGCACTACGGTAGTCGCGTCGACGTCTGGTCTgtcggcaccgtcttcgCCGAACTCATCATGCGCGCCCCCTACCTCCCAGGCAATAACGAGCTCGACCAGGTCAGGTTGATCTGCGAGTCCATCGGCACCCCCAACGATGACAACTGGCCCGGCGTCACCAAGCTTCCCGAATACACGGTCCCCGGCCAGCACCCCCTGAAGGGCCGTGACTGGTACGAGATGCgcttcggcaccgtcggccccgacggcgtcgacctgCTCATCAAGACTCTCTCGCTCGACCCCATGAAGCGCATCTCCGCCCGCGACATGCTGCGCCATCCGTGGTGGCACTCGGAACCCAAGCCCACGCCCAAGGAGGACCTGCCGCGCAAGAcggacggcgccgaagacAAGATGGGCGCCGACCTCAAACGCCGAccaggcgtcgtcgccggcgaagaagacAGGGGTGCCAAGGTGGCGCGGAAGCTCGACTTCGGGAAGAGGATGTGA
- a CDS encoding putative cephalosporin C regulator 1, with protein sequence MEQDNPAARGAAAAAVQVQSRKRPQSRASTTSVHSAAAQPSMEHSAFAGNTAMYAGQWIPNDHGHDKPMNSTAQMSPEDMILQAATHMQSANHDFPMDGSMPAPMAHHHHISYQQPPPQQHVAARHPLPNHQYGGNASFTEGDSQMLDRDDGDDGDSIAGAGGAAKHATRSSANNELEMRHLFSANRHRQLEDVASELHGNERGPNSERTRQVFAMLWINSVCSKGKGSVPRGRVYANYASRCATERITVLNPASFGKLVRVLFPGLKTRRLGVRGESKYHYVNFALVEDQADARDSQPPAPRPLPEAKSFPPSFRPRSQSNATATRGLVPSAKSVTQAQKNSGHPPSTAGTCHALYNHPEIASFETIRSTSTKTPLELSFPSADETTTQQSEPVTLPAIEPYLPPGTDPDAAKSLSALYRSHCTSLIECIRYCREKTFFHLYTSFQGTLTMPVQKLFCNEALAPWIEGCDYILYQRMMSIIAALTLQVVPKQVLDTLRNISQRLVPHIREALQGQPQHVYAAKEAPAAIFAGLLDRALRVNLTAHAAANMLSNPANRDQMYVDWITLIRARKLAECIPIQAMDDVVDLLVTEIRDLLDPANVPWEVECLTIYGDVTSRNGRRSDEHSSGHSTGQNVLDRWVGFLQSLPEKFPYASHTDILWCVERVGTAVMRDLTLAQGKSFGSWWVTKTWVDEMICFLAAQGGFMKQKARQPSSSSLTNANPEEAIKETTSRPNSRYSSGSDGLNLPNVSHSQPGRAPFPPPPSGNQASMGLSGGDPHDDSGIGIRTPEEEFPMDKYTYTGSENVAMAAAAELSTVAAGI encoded by the exons ATGGAGCAAG ACAATCCCGCGGCGCGAggtgccgccgcagccgctgtTCAGGTCCAATCCAGGAAGCGACCCCAATCACGAGCGTCGACAACCTCCGTCcacagcgccgccgcccagcccAGCATGGAGCATTCTGCCTTTGCCGGCAACACGGCCATGTACGCGGGTCAATGGATACCTAACGATCACGGCCACGACAAGCCGATGAACTCGACCGCCCAGATGTCTCCCGAAGACATGATTCTCCAGGCCGCGACCCACATGCAGTCGGCCAACCACGATTTTCCCATGGACGGATCGATGCCAGCACCCATggcccatcatcatcacatCTCCTACCAacaaccgccgccgcagcagcacgTTGCGGCAAGACACCCGCTCCCGAACCACCAATACGGCGGAAATGCGAGCTTCACAGAGGGTGACAGCCAAATGCTCGATcgcgacgatggtgacgatggtgactccattgccggcgccggcggcgctgcAAAGCATGCAACCCGGTCGAGCGCCAACAACGAACTCGAGATGAGGCACTTGTTCAGCGCAAACCGACATCGTCAGCTCGAAGATGTTGCCAGCGAGCTGCATGGTAACGAGCGGGGGCCCAACTCGGAACGCACCCGCCAGGTCTTTGCCATGCTATG GATCAATTCTGTCTGCTCCAAGGGCAAGGGATCCGTCCCTCGAGGCCGCGTTTATGCCAACTACGCATCGCGTTGTGCCACCGAGAGGATCACCGTTCTCAACCCCGCTAGTTTCGGGAAGCTCGTTCGCGTTCTGTTCCCGGGACTCAAGACACGCCGGCTCGGTGTCCGCGGAGAGTCGAAATATCATTATGTCAACTTCGCACTGGTCGAGGACCAGGCGGATGCTCGTGACTCGCAGCCGCCTGCACCGCGTCCGCTACCCGAAGCCAAGAGCTTCCCGCCAAGTTTCAG ACCTCGATCCCAATCGAACGCGACGGCCACCCGCGGGCTCGTGCCTTCCGCCAAGTCGGTGACGCAGGCTCAGAAGAACAGTGGTCATCCCCCATCGACAGCCGGCACATGCCATGCCCTCTACAATCATCCCGAGATAGCAAGCTTCGAGACGATTcgatcgacgtcgacgaagacgccgtTGGAGCTTTCCTTTCCGTCGGCCGatgagacgacgacgcagcagTCGGAGCCGGTCACGCTCCCGGCCATCGAGCCGTACCTACCGCCGGGGACGGATCCGGATGCCGCAAAGTCACTCTCGGCCCTGTATCGGTCTCACTGCACGTCCCTCATCGAATGCATCCGATACTGCCGAGAGAAGACGTTCTTTCATCTGTACACTTCCTTCCAGGGGACTCTGACGATGCCGGTGCAGAAGTTGTTTTGCAACGAGGCCTTGGCACCGTGGATAGAAGGATGCGACTACATCCTGTACCAACGAATGATGAGCATCATCGCGGCCCTGACGCTGCAGGTGGTCCCCAAGCAGGTTCTGGATACGCTCCGCAACATCTCGCAGCGGCTCGTGCCGCACATCCGTGAGGCGTTGCAGGGGCAACCGCAGCATGTCTACGCGGCCAAGgaagcgccggcggccatctTTGCCGGTTTGCTGGATCGCGCACTACGCGTCAACCTCACGGCGCACGCGGCAGCCAACATGCTGTCGAACCCGGCCAACCGTGACCAGATGTATGTCGACTGGATCACGCTGATCCGAGCgcgcaagctcgccgagtGTATACCGATCCAGGCGATggatgacgtcgtcgacctcctGGTGACGGAGATCCGTGACCTGCTGGACCCCGCCAACGTCCCGTGGGAGGTGGAATGCTTGACGATTTATGGGGACGTCACATCACGAAACGGGCGACGGTCGGATGAGCACAGCAGCGGCCACTCGACGGGCCAGAACGTCCTCGACAGGTGGGTCGGCTTCCTCCAGAGCCTGCCTGAGAAGTTTCCGTACGCCTCCCACACCGATATCCTCTGGTGCGTCGAGAGGGTCGGCACGGCGGTGATGCGCGACCTCACGCTCGCCCAGGGGAAGAGCTTTGGCTCCTGGTGGGTGACGAAGACGTGGGTGGACGAGATGATCTGCTTTCTCGCGGCCCAAGGCGGCTTCATGAAGCAGAAGGCTCGAcagccgagctcgagcagccTGACGAATGCGAACCCGGAGGAAGCCATCAaggagacgacgagccggcccAACTCCCGAtacagcagcggcagcgatGGCCTGAACTTGCCCAACGTCTCGCACTCGCAACCCGGACGAGCCCCTTTTCCTCCACCGCCAAGCGGCAACCAGGCGTCGATGGGCCTGAGCGGCGGTGATCCGCATGACGACAGCGGGATCGGCATCCGGACACCGGAAGAGGAGTTCCCCATGGACAAGTATACCTACACGGGCTCTGAGaacgtggccatggcggcggcggcggaactttcgacggtggcggctgGCATCTGA